From Pseudoleptotrichia goodfellowii, a single genomic window includes:
- a CDS encoding GspE/PulE family protein: protein MKNVISYVNVILETGIAELASDIHIKYDNEESEIKFRIDGILTEISKLYDKIGKQILTKNIIEIISRIKILSEMNVAEKRKPQDGSFTFIFNNENYDIRAAFMPTVNGESIVLRILKSYLENTELETLGFSEKSRANLEKILKRKYGLILVSGPTGSGKSTTLMSMINMLNDGKKKIITVEDPVENKIKGIVQVQVNEEIGVTFSEILKNTLRNDPDIIVISEIRDEVTAEIAVRAALTGHLVIATVHTNDAVSTVTRLADMGIQKYLILDSVIGVVGQRLVGRKCGYCSGEGCEKCRKGYNGRISVNEMLIINEEVKNILKLENSNQEYKNKLKKLQNNEFIDFEEDIKEKIEKNLIFEKDVFDFLN, encoded by the coding sequence ATGAAAAATGTTATATCTTATGTAAATGTTATTCTTGAAACGGGAATAGCAGAACTTGCAAGTGATATTCACATAAAATACGATAATGAAGAAAGTGAAATAAAATTCAGAATTGACGGTATTCTGACTGAAATCAGCAAACTGTATGATAAGATCGGTAAACAGATATTAACGAAAAATATAATTGAGATAATATCAAGGATAAAGATTTTGTCGGAAATGAATGTCGCTGAAAAAAGGAAACCGCAGGACGGAAGTTTCACTTTTATTTTTAATAATGAAAATTATGATATAAGAGCGGCGTTTATGCCTACTGTAAACGGAGAAAGCATTGTTTTAAGAATTTTAAAAAGTTACCTTGAAAATACTGAGCTTGAAACACTCGGATTTTCGGAAAAAAGTAGAGCAAATTTGGAAAAAATTCTTAAAAGAAAATATGGGCTTATACTTGTGAGCGGACCTACAGGATCAGGGAAATCTACGACTTTAATGTCTATGATAAATATGCTCAACGACGGAAAGAAAAAAATTATAACAGTAGAAGATCCTGTGGAAAATAAAATAAAGGGAATAGTACAGGTTCAGGTAAATGAAGAAATCGGGGTTACATTTTCTGAAATACTTAAAAATACTTTAAGAAATGATCCGGATATAATAGTAATTTCCGAAATAAGAGATGAAGTTACTGCCGAAATAGCAGTGAGAGCTGCATTGACAGGACATCTTGTTATTGCCACAGTGCATACAAATGATGCTGTTTCGACTGTTACAAGACTTGCAGATATGGGAATACAGAAATATCTTATACTGGATTCGGTAATAGGAGTAGTGGGACAAAGGCTTGTCGGCAGAAAGTGCGGTTACTGTTCGGGAGAAGGGTGTGAAAAATGCAGGAAAGGCTATAACGGTAGGATTTCTGTGAACGAAATGCTTATTATAAACGAAGAAGTAAAAAATATTTTAAAATTGGAAAACTCCAATCAGGAATATAAAAATAAATTGAAAAAACTTCAAAATAATGAGTTTATTGATTTTGAAGAAGATATAAAGGAAAAAATAGAAAAAAATCTGATTTTTGAAAAAGATGTTTTTGACTTTTTAAATTAG
- the mreB gene encoding rod shape-determining protein, producing the protein MSRFTRFINFFRTKKNIAIDLGTSNVLIYDKQRKKIVLNEPSILVKDKKSGEIVAIGTEAKEMLGKTSDSLVVIKPLSEGVISDIDATREMLNIFVKRIYGGSPFRPEIMICVPAQVTSIERRAIFDAAIGAKKIYLIEEGRAAVLGSGVNISLPEGNTVIDIGGGSTDIAILSLDEIITSKSIRVAGNNFDQDIIKYVKKKFDLLIGDKTAENLKKEIGTAMVVSGDENITTTIKGRDLTTGIPKVIEINSNQVREAIEDSVNEIITALKEVLEQCPPELSADILNNGVVLTGGGSLLRNFDKLIEERVQIPINRSTNSLESVVMGGGLAFDNKKLMRTLEMREI; encoded by the coding sequence ATGTCCAGATTTACAAGATTTATTAATTTTTTCAGAACGAAAAAAAATATTGCTATTGATTTAGGAACATCAAATGTTTTAATTTATGATAAACAGAGAAAAAAAATAGTTTTAAACGAGCCTTCGATTTTAGTAAAGGATAAAAAAAGCGGAGAAATTGTTGCTATAGGAACTGAAGCAAAAGAAATGCTCGGAAAAACTTCGGACAGTCTTGTTGTTATAAAGCCTTTAAGTGAAGGAGTTATATCGGATATAGATGCTACGAGAGAAATGCTTAATATATTTGTAAAAAGAATATACGGAGGGTCTCCTTTCAGACCTGAAATAATGATTTGCGTTCCTGCACAAGTTACAAGTATCGAAAGAAGAGCAATTTTTGATGCTGCCATAGGAGCAAAAAAAATATACCTTATTGAAGAAGGGAGAGCAGCTGTATTGGGATCAGGAGTAAATATATCTCTGCCTGAAGGAAATACTGTTATTGATATAGGCGGAGGCTCTACGGATATAGCTATTTTATCTCTTGATGAAATTATAACAAGTAAATCCATAAGAGTAGCAGGTAATAATTTCGATCAGGATATAATAAAGTATGTTAAGAAAAAGTTTGATTTATTGATAGGAGATAAAACTGCCGAAAATCTTAAAAAAGAAATAGGAACTGCTATGGTTGTTTCGGGAGATGAAAATATAACTACTACTATAAAAGGAAGAGATTTGACGACAGGAATACCTAAAGTGATTGAAATTAATTCCAATCAGGTAAGAGAAGCTATAGAAGATTCTGTAAACGAAATAATAACCGCATTAAAAGAAGTTCTTGAGCAATGCCCTCCGGAATTATCTGCAGATATACTTAATAACGGAGTAGTTTTGACAGGAGGAGGTTCTCTTTTAAGAAATTTTGATAAGTTAATCGAAGAAAGAGTGCAAATACCTATAAACAGATCTACAAATTCATTGGAATCTGTAGTTATGGGCGGAGGTCTTGCATTTGATAATAAAAAACTTATGAGAACTTTGGAAATGAGAGAAATATAA
- the pyrH gene encoding UMP kinase, protein MLKYKRILLKLSGEALAGKKEFGFSDEVLESFARQIKEVHDKRVEIAIVIGGGNIFRGATGTSKGVDRVTGDTMGMLATIMNGLALQNAIEHFDIPTRVLTAVQMPQVAEPFIRRRAIRHLEKGRVVIFAGGTGNPYFTTDSSGALRALEINADILAKGTKVDGIYDKDPMKNKNAVKYETVTYDEAISKNLGVMDTAALSLCKENKMPIIVFNALEEGNILKMVEGEKIGTLVVD, encoded by the coding sequence ATGCTCAAGTATAAGAGAATATTATTGAAATTAAGTGGAGAAGCACTTGCAGGAAAGAAGGAATTCGGATTTTCGGATGAAGTTCTTGAAAGTTTTGCCAGACAAATAAAAGAAGTTCATGACAAAAGAGTGGAAATTGCGATAGTTATAGGTGGAGGAAATATATTCAGAGGAGCTACAGGTACTTCAAAAGGTGTCGACAGAGTAACAGGAGACACTATGGGAATGCTTGCAACTATTATGAACGGTCTTGCTCTTCAAAATGCCATAGAACATTTTGATATACCGACAAGGGTGCTGACAGCAGTTCAAATGCCTCAGGTGGCAGAGCCTTTTATAAGAAGAAGGGCGATAAGACATTTGGAAAAAGGAAGAGTAGTAATATTTGCAGGAGGAACGGGAAATCCTTATTTTACAACTGATTCAAGCGGAGCGTTGAGAGCATTGGAAATAAATGCCGATATACTTGCAAAAGGTACGAAAGTGGACGGAATTTATGACAAAGATCCTATGAAAAATAAAAATGCGGTAAAATACGAAACTGTAACTTATGACGAAGCTATTTCAAAAAATTTAGGAGTAATGGATACGGCAGCTCTTTCATTGTGCAAAGAAAATAAAATGCCGATAATTGTTTTTAATGCTTTGGAAGAAGGAAATATTCTGAAAATGGTTGAAGGAGAAAAAATAGGAACTTTGGTTGTAGATTAA
- a CDS encoding DUF3060 domain-containing protein produces the protein MKKFKNILIVVLSVTSITACTGIGVGVGIPIGPVSVGLGTTIGLPKGSDLSSKVGKVNGRYMINGDGLSKTVTLKGEPVEIIGSSNRLIIKGRAVSINITGTNNIVEVDSTENVNIDGENNKVSYKTSTTEAKRPNISISGAGSEVYKRQ, from the coding sequence ATGAAAAAATTTAAAAATATATTAATAGTTGTCTTGTCAGTAACTTCAATTACAGCTTGTACAGGCATCGGAGTAGGCGTAGGAATCCCTATAGGTCCTGTAAGCGTAGGACTTGGAACAACTATCGGATTGCCGAAAGGTTCTGATTTGTCATCAAAAGTGGGAAAAGTAAACGGAAGATATATGATAAACGGTGACGGTCTCAGCAAAACGGTTACATTAAAAGGAGAACCGGTAGAAATAATAGGCTCATCAAACAGATTAATTATAAAAGGAAGAGCTGTTTCTATAAATATAACAGGAACAAATAATATAGTAGAAGTTGATTCTACTGAAAATGTTAACATAGACGGCGAAAATAATAAAGTAAGCTATAAAACAAGCACTACTGAAGCAAAAAGACCGAATATAAGTATATCCGGAGCAGGAAGTGAAGTTTATAAAAGGCAGTAA
- a CDS encoding L-threonylcarbamoyladenylate synthase, which yields MNNEIKKVTEILLEGGVAVFPTDTVYGIGTLPREKSVRKIYEIKKRDFSKKIIALIDDISRLDKIISETFENIEKILPVLEKFWPGELTVIFKANTEFTSKFDKELETIGVRIPKNETALDIIKNTGGILLTTSANISGEEAVTELDKLSKEIREKADYVIGDNSKLTGKPSTIIKYENGNIGLLRKGNISSEDIKKAMKG from the coding sequence ATGAATAATGAAATAAAAAAAGTAACTGAAATACTTCTTGAGGGAGGAGTTGCTGTATTTCCCACAGATACAGTGTACGGAATAGGTACTCTTCCCCGAGAAAAAAGTGTTAGAAAAATTTATGAAATTAAAAAAAGAGATTTTTCAAAGAAAATAATAGCTCTGATCGACGATATTTCGAGATTGGATAAAATAATCAGCGAAACATTTGAAAATATTGAAAAAATTCTTCCTGTTCTGGAAAAATTCTGGCCGGGAGAACTGACTGTGATATTTAAAGCAAATACAGAATTTACAAGTAAATTTGATAAAGAACTCGAAACAATCGGAGTGAGAATACCTAAAAATGAAACGGCACTCGATATAATAAAAAATACAGGGGGTATTCTATTAACTACGAGTGCCAATATTTCAGGAGAAGAAGCTGTTACGGAACTTGATAAACTGAGTAAAGAGATAAGAGAAAAAGCCGATTATGTAATAGGTGACAACTCAAAATTGACGGGAAAGCCGTCTACAATCATAAAATATGAAAACGGAAATATAGGACTTTTGAGAAAAGGAAATATATCTTCGGAAGACATAAAAAAGGCAATGAAAGGATAA
- a CDS encoding SemiSWEET family transporter, with translation MDKKKINTIVGSIGAFIGIFVFIAYIPQIIANIQGVKAQPWQPLFASFSCLIWVVYGWTKESQKDYILIIPNTAGVILGFLTFITAF, from the coding sequence ATAGACAAGAAAAAAATTAATACAATAGTAGGTTCAATAGGGGCGTTTATAGGAATCTTCGTATTTATAGCGTATATTCCTCAGATTATAGCTAATATACAAGGTGTAAAAGCTCAACCCTGGCAACCCCTTTTTGCTTCGTTTTCGTGCTTAATATGGGTTGTTTACGGTTGGACTAAGGAGTCGCAAAAAGACTATATACTGATTATTCCAAATACTGCGGGAGTTATATTGGGATTTTTAACTTTTATTACAGCATTTTAA
- the frr gene encoding ribosome recycling factor — MLDTILKETEDRMHKALENTKDKFSHVRAGRASVSMLDGVSVEAYGVMTPLNQVGTVSAPEARLLTIDPWDKSIIPAIEKVILQANLGFNPSNDGKIIRLVVPELTEDRRKEYVKLVKKEAEEGKVAIRNVRKDVNNKIRKLEKDSEITEDELKSGEEKVQKMTDKFIAEIDDVLAKKEKELLKV; from the coding sequence ATGTTAGATACGATTTTAAAAGAAACTGAAGACAGAATGCATAAAGCTTTGGAAAATACAAAAGATAAATTTTCTCATGTGAGAGCGGGAAGAGCCAGTGTTTCTATGCTTGACGGGGTAAGTGTGGAAGCATACGGTGTAATGACACCTTTAAATCAGGTAGGTACTGTGTCTGCTCCTGAAGCGAGATTATTAACAATAGATCCTTGGGATAAATCTATAATTCCTGCTATTGAAAAAGTTATTTTGCAGGCAAATTTGGGATTTAATCCTTCAAATGACGGGAAAATAATAAGACTGGTAGTTCCTGAACTGACAGAAGATCGTAGAAAAGAATATGTAAAATTAGTAAAAAAAGAGGCTGAAGAAGGAAAAGTTGCAATAAGAAATGTAAGAAAAGATGTAAATAATAAAATAAGAAAATTGGAAAAAGACAGTGAAATTACAGAAGATGAACTTAAATCAGGGGAAGAAAAAGTGCAGAAAATGACGGATAAATTTATTGCTGAAATAGATGATGTGTTGGCAAAAAAAGAAAAAGAACTGTTAAAAGTATAA
- the rpsB gene encoding 30S ribosomal protein S2 gives MAVITMKQLLEVGAHFGHQAKRWNPKMKPYIFTERNGIHILDLHQTLAATEKAYEFVREISENGGKVLFVGTKKQAQDAIREEAERAGGFYVNHRWLGGLLTNLNTIKTRVKRLKELEEMDADGTLDTAYTKKEAGLLRKEMAKLSKNIGGIKNMSKLPAALFVVDIKKEFLALEEAKKLGIPVIALIDTNVDPDLVTYKIPANDDAIRSVKLFAQVIANAAVEGNGGVEGFVEGEDGSEEVLQETDVVEFEDEAVTEEEAEIN, from the coding sequence ATGGCAGTAATCACAATGAAACAATTATTAGAAGTAGGAGCTCATTTCGGGCATCAGGCAAAAAGATGGAACCCTAAAATGAAGCCTTATATTTTTACGGAGAGAAACGGAATTCATATATTGGATTTGCACCAAACTTTGGCTGCAACTGAAAAAGCATATGAATTTGTAAGAGAAATTTCTGAAAATGGCGGAAAAGTTTTATTCGTAGGAACTAAAAAGCAGGCACAGGATGCTATAAGAGAAGAAGCTGAAAGAGCTGGAGGATTTTATGTAAATCACAGATGGCTTGGAGGGCTTTTAACTAACCTTAACACTATAAAAACAAGAGTTAAAAGACTTAAAGAGTTGGAAGAAATGGATGCGGACGGTACTTTGGATACAGCTTATACTAAAAAAGAAGCAGGACTTTTGAGAAAAGAAATGGCTAAATTGTCTAAAAATATCGGTGGAATTAAAAATATGAGTAAATTACCTGCTGCATTATTTGTAGTAGACATCAAAAAAGAATTTTTAGCATTGGAAGAAGCTAAAAAATTGGGAATACCTGTAATAGCATTAATTGATACAAATGTAGATCCTGATTTGGTAACTTATAAAATACCTGCAAATGACGATGCAATAAGATCAGTTAAATTATTTGCACAGGTTATCGCAAATGCAGCTGTAGAAGGAAACGGCGGAGTTGAAGGATTTGTTGAGGGAGAAGATGGTTCTGAAGAAGTTTTGCAAGAAACTGATGTAGTAGAATTTGAAGATGAAGCAGTAACTGAAGAAGAAGCTGAAATTAATTAA
- a CDS encoding HAD-IB family hydrolase, whose product MGKKINIIVYDFDKTIYGGESGTNFFTYYFKKYPIKASVFSFIYLKEVFLYLIKVINLKQLKERFYVFLEKYSNEEIQEIIDGFWKEYSKKNYKWTGEELKKNKAESDMVIVSSATPLFLIEKFVLSLGYDTVFGTDFEEGKNGEFVSKIKGENNKGIEKVHKLSRWAKENNIEYRITKFYSDSLADKPLFDIAEKKYWIKRGEKIEGMPEKRTIIDVLFWK is encoded by the coding sequence ATGGGAAAAAAAATAAATATAATTGTATATGACTTTGATAAAACCATATACGGAGGAGAATCAGGAACAAATTTTTTTACATACTATTTTAAGAAATATCCGATAAAAGCATCGGTATTTTCTTTTATTTACTTAAAAGAAGTTTTTTTGTATCTGATAAAAGTTATAAATTTGAAACAGTTAAAAGAAAGATTTTATGTGTTTTTGGAAAAATATTCAAATGAAGAAATTCAGGAGATAATTGACGGATTTTGGAAAGAATATTCTAAAAAAAACTATAAATGGACAGGAGAAGAACTGAAAAAAAATAAAGCTGAATCGGATATGGTAATTGTGAGTTCAGCGACCCCTTTATTTTTAATAGAAAAATTTGTATTATCTTTAGGATATGATACTGTCTTCGGAACTGATTTTGAAGAAGGAAAAAACGGGGAATTTGTTTCAAAAATAAAGGGTGAAAATAATAAAGGAATAGAAAAGGTACATAAACTCAGTCGGTGGGCAAAAGAAAACAATATTGAATACAGAATAACAAAGTTTTATTCGGACAGTCTTGCCGATAAGCCTTTATTTGATATTGCCGAGAAAAAATACTGGATAAAAAGAGGGGAAAAAATAGAAGGGATGCCTGAAAAAAGAACTATAATAGATGTTCTGTTCTGGAAGTAG
- a CDS encoding ribose-phosphate diphosphokinase, which yields METSSEQIKIFAGSSSKALAEKIAQHLEMKLSSVQLIRFADGEIFVKPNESVRGCKVFVVQSTSGPVNENIMELLIFIDALRRSSAKEIVAVIPYYGYARQDRKASPREPITSKLIANLLTVAGATRVITMDLHARQIQGFFDIPVDHMEALPILAKHFINYGFHPEDTVVVSPDVGGVKRARGLARWLHTPLAIIDKRRPKANESEVMNIIGDVQGKKAIIIDDMIDTAGTICNAAKALKEKGAVEVYACAIHAIFSGPAIERLKNAPLNKIVVTDSIELPEEKIFDKLRILTTSKMFAETIKRIYWNEAISDLFEMPSEERETKINE from the coding sequence CAGCATTTGGAAATGAAATTGTCTTCAGTTCAGCTTATAAGATTTGCAGACGGCGAAATCTTTGTGAAACCTAACGAGAGTGTCAGAGGATGTAAAGTATTTGTTGTCCAGTCTACTTCGGGACCTGTAAATGAAAATATAATGGAATTACTTATATTTATTGATGCACTTAGAAGATCGTCCGCAAAAGAAATTGTAGCAGTAATACCTTATTACGGATATGCAAGACAGGACAGAAAGGCAAGCCCAAGAGAGCCGATTACATCAAAGCTTATAGCTAATCTGCTTACTGTTGCAGGGGCTACGAGAGTTATAACTATGGATTTACATGCGAGACAGATACAGGGATTTTTCGATATTCCTGTGGATCATATGGAAGCATTGCCTATTTTGGCAAAACACTTTATAAATTACGGATTTCATCCTGAAGATACTGTAGTAGTATCCCCTGATGTAGGAGGAGTAAAAAGAGCGAGAGGACTTGCGAGATGGCTTCACACACCTCTTGCAATAATAGACAAAAGAAGACCTAAAGCCAATGAATCCGAAGTGATGAATATAATCGGAGATGTTCAGGGGAAAAAGGCTATAATAATAGATGATATGATAGATACTGCAGGAACAATATGCAATGCGGCAAAAGCACTGAAAGAAAAAGGTGCTGTTGAAGTATATGCGTGTGCTATTCATGCTATATTTTCAGGGCCTGCGATAGAAAGACTTAAAAACGCCCCTTTAAACAAAATAGTCGTTACAGACAGTATCGAATTACCTGAAGAAAAAATATTCGATAAATTGAGAATACTCACAACGAGTAAAATGTTTGCGGAAACAATAAAAAGAATATACTGGAATGAAGCTATAAGCGACTTGTTTGAAATGCCGTCGGAAGAAAGAGAAACAAAAATTAATGAATAA
- the tsf gene encoding translation elongation factor Ts, translating to MAVTTALIKELRERTGAGMLDCKKALEENGGDIEKAIDWLREKGIAKAAKKSGRVAAEGLVFGAVSADRKKGAILEFNSETDFVAKNDEFKSFGEKLVQLSLTHDVTSEDELKALEVEGKKIEDVLTELIAKIGENMNIRRLKLVKTDGFVETYIHLGGKIGVLVNVAGEAIPENVEKAKGVAMHIAAMDPRYLDASQVTPEDLEREKEIARHQLEQEGKPANIVEKILEGKMRKFYEENCLVNQKYVRDDSLTIEKFIAPLSIVSFDRFKVGEGIEKDDVDFAAEVAAMAGN from the coding sequence ATGGCAGTTACAACAGCATTAATTAAAGAATTAAGAGAAAGAACAGGAGCCGGGATGCTTGACTGTAAAAAAGCATTGGAAGAAAATGGCGGAGATATAGAAAAAGCAATAGACTGGCTAAGAGAAAAAGGAATAGCAAAAGCAGCTAAAAAATCAGGGAGAGTTGCAGCAGAAGGATTGGTATTCGGAGCAGTTTCAGCTGACAGAAAAAAAGGTGCCATTCTTGAATTTAACTCTGAAACGGATTTTGTTGCTAAAAATGACGAGTTTAAATCTTTCGGAGAAAAATTGGTTCAATTATCACTTACTCATGATGTAACAAGTGAAGATGAATTAAAAGCTTTAGAAGTAGAAGGTAAGAAAATAGAAGATGTTTTAACTGAATTAATCGCTAAAATCGGTGAAAACATGAACATAAGAAGATTGAAATTAGTTAAGACTGACGGATTTGTTGAAACTTATATTCACTTAGGCGGAAAAATAGGGGTATTAGTAAATGTTGCGGGAGAAGCAATACCTGAAAATGTTGAAAAAGCTAAAGGAGTTGCTATGCATATAGCAGCTATGGATCCGAGATATCTTGATGCAAGTCAGGTAACGCCTGAGGACCTTGAAAGAGAAAAAGAAATCGCAAGACATCAATTGGAACAAGAAGGAAAGCCTGCTAATATCGTGGAAAAAATATTAGAAGGAAAAATGAGAAAATTCTATGAAGAAAATTGTCTTGTAAATCAAAAATATGTCAGAGATGACAGTTTAACTATTGAAAAATTTATAGCCCCTCTTTCAATAGTTTCATTTGACAGATTCAAAGTCGGAGAAGGAATAGAAAAAGATGATGTAGATTTTGCAGCTGAAGTTGCTGCAATGGCAGGAAATTAA
- the tuf gene encoding elongation factor Tu, producing the protein MAKAKFERSKPHVNVGTIGHVDHGKTTLTAAISKVLSDKGLAEKVDFENIDQAPEERERGITINTAHIEYETANRHYAHVDCPGHADYVKNMITGAAQMDGAILVVSAADGPMPQTREHILLARQVGVPYIVVFLNKVDMVDDEELLELVEMEVRELLTEYSFPGDEIPIVKGSALGALNGEGQWEDKIMELMDAVDSYVPTPERPVDQAFLMPIEDVFTITGRGTVVTGRVERGVVKVGEEVEIIGIKPTAKTTVTGVEMFRKLLDSGQAGDNIGALLRGTKKEEVERGQVLAKPGSVKPHTSFKSEVYVLTKDEGGRHTPFFTGYKPQFYFRTTDITGEVNLPDGVEMVMPGDNIEMSVELIHPIAMEEGLRFAIREGGRTVASGVVATIVK; encoded by the coding sequence ATGGCAAAAGCTAAATTTGAGAGAAGTAAACCACACGTAAACGTTGGAACTATAGGACACGTAGACCACGGGAAAACAACATTGACAGCAGCTATATCCAAAGTATTATCTGACAAAGGATTGGCTGAAAAAGTAGATTTTGAAAACATAGATCAGGCACCTGAAGAAAGAGAAAGAGGAATAACAATTAACACGGCTCACATTGAGTATGAAACAGCAAACAGACACTATGCACACGTTGACTGTCCGGGACACGCGGATTATGTAAAAAACATGATAACAGGAGCTGCACAAATGGACGGAGCTATATTGGTAGTTTCTGCAGCTGACGGACCTATGCCTCAAACAAGAGAACACATCTTGCTTGCAAGACAGGTTGGAGTTCCTTACATAGTAGTATTCTTGAATAAAGTTGATATGGTAGACGACGAAGAGTTGTTGGAATTAGTAGAAATGGAAGTAAGAGAATTATTGACAGAATACTCATTCCCTGGAGATGAAATACCTATAGTAAAAGGATCTGCTTTAGGAGCATTAAACGGAGAAGGACAATGGGAAGATAAAATAATGGAATTGATGGATGCAGTAGACAGTTATGTGCCTACACCTGAAAGACCGGTAGACCAAGCGTTCTTGATGCCTATAGAAGATGTATTTACAATAACAGGAAGAGGAACAGTAGTGACAGGAAGAGTAGAAAGAGGAGTAGTAAAAGTAGGGGAAGAAGTGGAAATAATAGGAATCAAACCTACAGCAAAAACAACAGTAACAGGAGTAGAAATGTTCAGAAAGTTATTGGATTCAGGACAAGCAGGAGATAACATCGGAGCATTGTTAAGAGGAACTAAGAAAGAAGAAGTGGAAAGAGGACAAGTATTGGCAAAACCTGGATCAGTAAAACCTCATACATCGTTCAAATCGGAAGTATACGTATTGACAAAAGATGAAGGAGGAAGACATACACCATTCTTTACAGGATACAAACCACAATTTTACTTCAGAACGACAGATATAACAGGAGAAGTAAACTTGCCTGATGGAGTGGAAATGGTAATGCCTGGAGATAATATAGAAATGTCAGTAGAATTGATACACCCTATCGCAATGGAAGAAGGATTAAGATTTGCGATAAGAGAAGGTGGAAGAACGGTAGCTTCAGGAGTTGTTGCAACTATCGTTAAATAA